A genome region from Mycobacterium florentinum includes the following:
- a CDS encoding acyl-CoA dehydrogenase, with translation MPIAIISEHQDLADSVRSLVARVAPSEVLHAAMETPVENPPPYWQAAAEQGLQGVHLAESVGGQGFGLLELAIVLAEFGYGAVPGPFVPSAIASALIASHDPEAKVLADLASGAAIAAYALDSGLTATRKGDVLVIRGEVRAVPAAAQASVLVLPVAIDSGDEWVVLRAHQLEIEPVKSLDPLRPIAHVRADAVEVGDDALLSSLTMTTAYALMSTLLSAEAIGVARWATDTASQYAKIREQFGRPIGQFQAIKHKCAEMIADTERATAAVWDAARAIDEASPDVEFAAAVAATLAPAAAQRCTQDCIQVHGGIGYTWEHDTNVYYRRALMLAACFGRSADYPQKVVNTATTTGMRPVNIDLDPETEKLRDEIRAEVTALKAMDREPRTVALAEGGWVLPYLPKPWGRAASPIEQIIIAQEFTTGRVRRPQVGIAAWIIPSIVAFGTEEQKQRFLPPTFRGEMIWCQLFSEPGAGSDLAGLTTKATRADGGWRITGQKIWTTAAQYSQRGALLARTDPSAPKHNGITYFLLDMKSEGVTVKPLRELTGNAMFNTVYIDDVFVPDECVLGEVNRGWEVSRNTLTAERVSIGSSDANFLATLPQFVEFVRDGQFDQVAQHRAGQLIAEGHAAKVLNLRSTLLTLAGGDAMPSAAISKLLSMRTGQGYAEFAVSSFGTDAAIGDPDQLAGKWGEYLLASRATTIYGGTSEVQLNIIAERLLGLPRDP, from the coding sequence ATGCCGATCGCGATAATTTCTGAGCATCAAGATCTGGCCGACTCGGTGCGATCCCTGGTGGCGCGCGTCGCGCCGTCCGAGGTGTTGCACGCGGCCATGGAGACCCCGGTCGAGAACCCGCCGCCGTACTGGCAGGCGGCCGCCGAGCAAGGCCTGCAGGGTGTTCACCTCGCCGAGTCCGTCGGCGGCCAGGGCTTCGGCCTGCTCGAGCTGGCCATCGTGCTGGCCGAGTTCGGCTACGGCGCCGTGCCGGGGCCGTTCGTGCCGTCGGCGATCGCCAGCGCGCTGATCGCCTCGCACGACCCGGAGGCCAAAGTGCTCGCCGACCTGGCGTCCGGCGCGGCGATTGCCGCCTACGCGCTGGACTCCGGGCTGACCGCCACCCGCAAGGGCGACGTGCTGGTGATCCGCGGCGAGGTGCGCGCGGTTCCCGCCGCGGCGCAGGCATCGGTGCTGGTGCTCCCGGTGGCGATCGACAGCGGCGACGAGTGGGTGGTGCTGCGCGCTCACCAGCTCGAGATCGAGCCGGTGAAAAGCCTGGACCCGCTGCGGCCGATCGCACACGTGCGGGCCGACGCCGTCGAGGTCGGCGACGACGCGCTGTTAAGCAGCCTGACCATGACAACCGCCTACGCGCTGATGTCGACGCTGTTGTCCGCCGAGGCGATCGGCGTGGCCCGCTGGGCCACCGACACGGCATCGCAATACGCCAAGATCCGGGAGCAGTTCGGCAGGCCGATCGGCCAGTTCCAGGCCATCAAGCACAAGTGCGCGGAGATGATCGCCGACACCGAGCGGGCCACCGCGGCGGTGTGGGACGCGGCGCGCGCGATCGACGAAGCCTCTCCGGACGTGGAGTTCGCCGCCGCCGTGGCCGCGACACTGGCACCGGCGGCCGCCCAGCGGTGCACGCAGGACTGCATCCAGGTGCACGGCGGCATCGGCTACACCTGGGAACACGACACGAACGTGTACTACCGCCGGGCGCTGATGCTGGCCGCCTGCTTCGGCCGCAGCGCGGACTACCCGCAGAAGGTGGTCAACACCGCGACCACCACCGGCATGCGCCCGGTGAACATCGACCTGGATCCCGAGACGGAGAAGCTGCGCGACGAGATCCGCGCCGAGGTCACCGCGCTGAAGGCGATGGACCGGGAGCCGCGCACCGTGGCGCTCGCCGAGGGCGGCTGGGTCTTGCCGTACCTGCCCAAGCCGTGGGGCCGGGCGGCCAGCCCGATCGAGCAGATCATCATCGCCCAGGAGTTCACCACCGGACGGGTGCGGCGGCCGCAGGTCGGCATCGCCGCGTGGATCATCCCGTCGATCGTCGCGTTCGGAACCGAGGAGCAAAAGCAACGGTTCCTCCCGCCGACCTTCCGCGGCGAGATGATCTGGTGCCAGCTGTTCTCCGAGCCGGGCGCCGGATCGGACCTGGCCGGGCTGACCACAAAGGCAACCCGGGCCGACGGCGGCTGGCGCATTACCGGCCAGAAGATCTGGACCACCGCCGCGCAGTACTCGCAACGGGGTGCGCTGCTGGCCAGGACGGACCCGTCGGCGCCCAAGCACAACGGGATCACGTACTTCCTGCTGGATATGAAGAGTGAGGGTGTGACGGTCAAGCCGCTGCGCGAGCTGACCGGGAACGCGATGTTCAACACCGTCTACATCGACGACGTGTTCGTGCCCGACGAGTGCGTGCTGGGCGAGGTCAACCGGGGCTGGGAGGTCAGCCGCAACACGCTGACCGCCGAGCGGGTATCGATCGGCAGCAGCGACGCGAATTTCCTGGCGACCCTGCCCCAGTTCGTCGAGTTCGTCCGCGACGGCCAGTTCGATCAGGTCGCCCAACACCGGGCCGGACAGTTGATCGCCGAGGGGCATGCGGCGAAGGTGCTGAACCTGCGCTCGACGCTGTTGACGCTGGCCGGGGGCGACGCGATGCCGTCCGCGGCGATCTCCAAGCTGCTGTCGATGCGCACCGGCCAGGGCTACGCCGAATTCGCGGTGTCCTCGTTCGGTACCGACGCCGCGATCGGCGACCCCGATCAGCTAGCGGGCAAGTGGGGCGAGTACCTGCTGGCCAGCCGGGCCACGACCATTTATGGCGGTACCTCGGAAGTGCAGCTCAACATCATCGCCGAGCGACTGCTGGGCCTGCCCCGCGACCCGTAA
- a CDS encoding GNAT family N-acetyltransferase, with protein sequence MRTQVHTARLVHTADLDSDTRQRVHDMVTEAFAGDFTEDDWEHTLGGMHALIWHHGAIIAHAAVVQRRLIYQGDALRCGYVEGVAVREDHRGQGLVHALLDGVEQVMRGAYQLGALSSSVQARGLYAARGWLPWTGPTSVLAPSGPTRTPDDDETIFVFPVVSALDTSAELMCDWRAGDVW encoded by the coding sequence GTGCGCACCCAGGTACACACCGCACGCCTGGTTCACACTGCCGATCTCGACAGCGATACTCGCCAGCGCGTCCACGACATGGTGACCGAAGCCTTCGCGGGTGATTTCACCGAGGACGACTGGGAGCACACCCTGGGCGGCATGCACGCCCTGATCTGGCATCACGGCGCGATCATCGCGCACGCCGCGGTGGTCCAGCGGCGCCTGATCTACCAGGGCGACGCGCTGCGCTGCGGCTACGTCGAAGGTGTCGCGGTGCGGGAGGATCACCGTGGCCAGGGGCTGGTGCACGCGCTGCTGGACGGGGTCGAGCAGGTGATGCGCGGCGCCTACCAGTTGGGCGCGCTGAGTTCATCGGTGCAGGCCCGCGGCCTCTATGCGGCACGCGGCTGGCTGCCCTGGACCGGTCCGACGTCGGTGCTGGCCCCGAGCGGTCCCACGCGCACACCCGACGACGACGAAACGATATTCGTCTTCCCGGTGGTGAGCGCCCTGGACACCTCCGCGGAATTGATGTGCGACTGGCGCGCCGGCGACGTTTGGTAG
- a CDS encoding 5-oxoprolinase/urea amidolyase family protein, with the protein MTNPVVSLEILRTGPLAVVQDLGRVGQAHLGVGRSGAADRRSHKLANRLVANPDDRATVEVTFGGFAARVHGGDVDIAVTGADTDPSVNGIKFGTNSIHHVRDGQVISLGTPRAGLRTYLAVRGGIAVQPVLGSRSYDVMSAIGPSPLSPGDQLPVGAHTDEYPELDQAPVAAITAEPVELLAVPGPRDDWFVDPAVLVHTDWVASDRSDRVGMRLVGRPLQYRFPDRQLPSEGATRGAIQVPPNGLPVIMGPDHPITGGYPVVGVVIDEDIDKVAQVRAGQRVRLHWARPRSPVGPQSH; encoded by the coding sequence GTGACAAACCCCGTTGTCAGCCTGGAAATTCTGCGCACCGGACCGCTCGCCGTCGTCCAAGACCTCGGTCGGGTCGGGCAGGCCCACCTCGGCGTCGGCCGCTCCGGTGCCGCCGATCGTCGCTCGCACAAACTCGCCAACCGGCTGGTCGCAAACCCCGACGACCGCGCCACCGTCGAAGTGACGTTCGGGGGTTTCGCGGCCCGGGTGCACGGCGGTGACGTCGACATCGCGGTCACCGGCGCCGACACCGACCCATCGGTCAACGGAATCAAGTTCGGCACCAACAGCATTCATCATGTCCGCGATGGCCAAGTGATTTCGCTGGGCACCCCGCGGGCCGGGCTGCGGACATACCTTGCGGTGCGTGGCGGCATCGCGGTGCAGCCGGTGCTGGGCTCGCGCAGCTACGACGTGATGTCGGCGATCGGCCCGTCGCCGCTGTCCCCTGGAGACCAGCTTCCGGTCGGCGCGCACACCGACGAATACCCCGAACTCGACCAGGCTCCGGTGGCGGCCATCACGGCCGAACCGGTCGAGCTGCTGGCGGTACCCGGACCACGCGACGACTGGTTCGTCGATCCCGCCGTCCTGGTGCACACCGACTGGGTGGCATCCGATCGCAGCGACCGGGTCGGGATGCGGTTGGTCGGCCGCCCGCTGCAGTACCGCTTCCCCGACCGGCAGCTGCCCAGCGAGGGCGCGACAAGGGGCGCAATTCAGGTGCCGCCCAACGGATTACCGGTAATCATGGGTCCCGATCATCCGATCACCGGCGGGTACCCGGTCGTCGGCGTGGTGATCGACGAGGACATCGACAAGGTCGCCCAGGTGCGGGCGGGCCAGCGCGTGCGACTGCACTGGGCACGCCCGCGATCACCGGTGGGCCCCCAGTCTCACTGA
- the fadD2 gene encoding long-chain-fatty-acid--CoA ligase FadD2: MPNLPGPAGQAVSKLQQYVERGSAELHYVRKIFEAGAFKLESPLKTAVMAADIAKWGEFGMLPSLNARRTPDRAALIDEEGELSYRELDEAAHAVANGLIDKGVKGGDGVAILARNHRWFLIANYGAARVGARIILLNSEFSGPQIKEVSEREGAKIIIYDDEYTNAVSKAEPVLGKLRALGINPDSDEPSGSTDETLADLIAHSSKEPAPKAGKHASIIILTSGTTGTPKGANRSTPPTLAPVGGILSHVPFKANEVTSLPAPMFHALGYLHATIAMFLGSTLVLRRKFKPPLVLEDIEKHKVTAMVVVPVMLSRILDTLEKTDPKPDLSSLKIIFVSGSQLGAELATRALKDIGPVVYNMYGSTEIAFATIARPEDLERNASTVGPVVKGVKVKILDDNGNEVPQGGVGRIFVGNAFPFEGYTGGGHKQIIDGLMSSGDVGYFDEHGLLYVSGRDDEMIVSGGENVFPAEVEDLISGHEAVVEATAIGVEDKEWGHRLRAFVVKKEGADVDEDTIKGYVRDHLARYKVPREVIFLEELPRNPTGKILKRELREMQVD; this comes from the coding sequence ATGCCTAACCTTCCAGGCCCGGCCGGGCAAGCCGTTTCCAAGCTCCAGCAGTACGTCGAACGCGGCTCCGCGGAACTGCACTACGTGCGGAAGATCTTCGAGGCGGGCGCGTTCAAGCTGGAGTCGCCCCTCAAGACCGCGGTGATGGCGGCCGACATCGCGAAGTGGGGCGAGTTCGGCATGCTGCCCTCGCTCAACGCCCGGCGTACTCCCGACCGCGCGGCGCTGATCGACGAAGAGGGCGAGCTCAGCTATCGCGAGCTCGACGAAGCCGCCCACGCGGTGGCCAACGGCCTGATCGACAAGGGTGTCAAGGGCGGCGACGGCGTCGCGATCCTGGCCCGCAACCACCGCTGGTTCCTCATCGCCAACTACGGTGCGGCCCGGGTCGGCGCCCGCATCATCCTGCTCAACAGCGAATTCTCCGGACCGCAGATCAAAGAGGTGTCCGAGCGCGAGGGCGCCAAGATCATCATCTACGACGACGAATACACCAACGCGGTGAGCAAAGCCGAGCCGGTGCTGGGCAAGCTGCGCGCGCTCGGGATCAACCCGGACAGCGACGAGCCGTCCGGCAGCACCGACGAGACGCTCGCCGATCTGATCGCGCACAGCAGCAAGGAGCCGGCCCCGAAGGCCGGCAAGCACGCGTCGATCATCATCCTGACCAGCGGAACGACCGGGACACCCAAGGGCGCCAACCGCAGCACCCCGCCCACGCTCGCCCCCGTCGGCGGCATCCTGTCGCACGTCCCGTTCAAGGCGAACGAGGTCACCTCGCTGCCGGCGCCGATGTTCCACGCGCTCGGCTATCTGCACGCCACCATCGCGATGTTCCTGGGGTCCACCCTGGTGCTGCGCCGCAAATTCAAGCCGCCGCTGGTGCTCGAGGACATCGAGAAGCACAAGGTGACGGCCATGGTCGTGGTGCCGGTGATGTTGTCGCGCATCCTCGACACGCTGGAAAAGACGGACCCCAAGCCCGACCTGTCCAGCCTGAAGATCATCTTCGTGTCCGGATCCCAGTTGGGCGCCGAGCTGGCCACCCGCGCGCTGAAGGACATCGGTCCGGTCGTCTACAACATGTACGGCTCGACCGAGATCGCGTTCGCGACGATCGCCCGGCCCGAGGACCTCGAACGCAACGCGTCGACGGTCGGCCCGGTCGTCAAGGGCGTGAAGGTCAAGATCCTCGACGACAACGGCAACGAGGTGCCCCAGGGCGGCGTGGGACGCATCTTCGTCGGCAATGCCTTCCCGTTCGAGGGCTACACCGGCGGCGGGCACAAGCAGATCATCGACGGCCTGATGTCCTCGGGCGACGTCGGCTACTTCGACGAGCATGGCCTGCTGTATGTCAGCGGCCGCGACGACGAGATGATCGTCTCGGGTGGCGAGAACGTGTTCCCCGCCGAGGTCGAGGACCTGATCAGCGGACACGAAGCCGTGGTGGAGGCCACCGCGATCGGTGTCGAGGACAAGGAGTGGGGTCACCGGCTGCGCGCGTTCGTCGTGAAGAAGGAAGGCGCCGACGTCGACGAGGACACCATCAAGGGATACGTGCGCGACCACCTGGCCCGCTACAAGGTGCCGCGCGAGGTGATCTTCCTCGAGGAGCTACCGCGCAACCCGACCGGCAAGATCCTCAAGCGCGAGCTGCGTGAAATGCAGGTCGACTAG
- a CDS encoding DNA polymerase domain-containing protein: protein MNSMAGPVSLEVAGHEVTITHPDKIVFDSRGETGPYTKLDLVRYYLSVAEGALRGVAGRPMILKRFVKGIAQEAVFQKRAPTKRPDWVDVAELHYARGTSAAEAVIHDAAGLAWAINLGCVDLNPHPVLADDLDHPDELRVDLDPMPGVNWQGIVDVAMVAREVLEDYGLTAWPKTSGSRGFHIYARIAPRWEFRQVRLAAQTVAREVERRIPEAATSRWWKEEREGVFVDFNQNAKDRTVASAYSVRATPDARVSTPLLWDEVAGCRPEAFTIETVPERFADIGDPWAGMNDAVGELDRLLTLAEEMGPPKRAPRGSGKSSDGRRRSSMPLIEVARTKTKGEAMAALDTWRDRYPAVAERLQPADVLVDGMRGPSSIWYRIRINLQHVPVDQRPPQEQLIADYSPWAGYTPPGFRPGAAGAGD, encoded by the coding sequence ATGAACTCCATGGCCGGTCCGGTGTCATTGGAGGTTGCCGGGCACGAAGTCACGATCACTCACCCGGACAAAATCGTCTTCGATTCCCGTGGTGAAACGGGGCCCTACACCAAGCTCGACCTGGTCCGCTATTACCTCTCGGTCGCCGAGGGAGCGTTGCGGGGAGTGGCCGGCCGGCCGATGATCTTGAAGCGCTTCGTCAAGGGGATTGCGCAGGAGGCGGTGTTCCAGAAGCGCGCGCCGACGAAACGTCCGGACTGGGTCGACGTCGCCGAACTCCACTACGCGCGGGGCACGTCGGCCGCGGAGGCCGTCATCCACGACGCCGCCGGGCTGGCGTGGGCGATCAACTTGGGCTGCGTGGACCTCAACCCGCACCCGGTGCTCGCCGACGACCTCGATCATCCCGACGAGCTGCGGGTCGATCTGGATCCGATGCCCGGGGTGAACTGGCAGGGAATCGTCGACGTGGCGATGGTGGCCCGCGAGGTGCTGGAGGACTACGGCCTGACCGCGTGGCCGAAGACGTCGGGATCGCGGGGCTTTCACATCTACGCCCGCATCGCGCCGCGCTGGGAGTTCCGTCAGGTCCGGCTGGCCGCCCAGACCGTGGCCCGCGAGGTCGAGCGGCGGATCCCCGAGGCCGCGACCAGCCGCTGGTGGAAGGAGGAGCGCGAGGGCGTCTTCGTCGACTTCAACCAGAACGCGAAGGACCGCACGGTCGCGTCGGCCTACTCGGTGCGGGCCACTCCGGATGCCCGGGTGTCGACGCCGCTGCTCTGGGACGAGGTCGCCGGCTGCCGGCCGGAGGCGTTCACGATCGAAACCGTTCCCGAGCGGTTCGCCGATATCGGCGACCCGTGGGCGGGGATGAACGACGCGGTCGGCGAGCTGGATCGGCTGCTGACGCTGGCCGAGGAAATGGGTCCCCCGAAGCGGGCACCCCGCGGCTCGGGAAAGAGTTCGGATGGCCGGCGCCGGTCCTCGATGCCACTGATCGAGGTCGCCCGGACCAAGACCAAGGGCGAGGCGATGGCCGCGCTGGACACCTGGCGTGACCGCTATCCCGCCGTTGCCGAGCGATTGCAGCCGGCCGACGTGCTGGTCGACGGCATGCGCGGGCCGAGTTCGATTTGGTACCGGATCCGGATCAACCTGCAGCACGTTCCGGTGGATCAGCGCCCGCCGCAGGAGCAGCTGATCGCCGACTACAGCCCCTGGGCGGGTTACACCCCGCCGGGTTTCCGGCCGGGTGCCGCGGGCGCTGGAGATTGA
- a CDS encoding 2-hydroxyacid dehydrogenase — protein sequence MRVLAHFVPGDKVLDFLAAEADWLDIRWCAADDDASFYRELPEAEVIWHVLRPLSGADLQRGQRLRLVHKLGAGVNTIDVATATERGIAVANMPGANAPSVAEGTVLLMLAALRRLPELDRVTRQGRGWPLDPGLGETVRDIGGCTVGLVGYGNIAKRVGEIVTAMGATVVHTSTRDDGRPGWRPLPELLAVSDVVSLHLPLTEQTHRLLNRDAIAVMKPSAVLVNTSRGAIVDEDALVGALRDGRLAAAGLDVFEVEPTPSDNALFGLDNVVLTPHVTWYTADTMRRYLVEAVANCRRLRDGETLANVVNQPTGY from the coding sequence CTGAGAGTTCTCGCCCACTTCGTTCCCGGTGACAAAGTTCTCGATTTCCTTGCGGCCGAAGCAGATTGGCTCGACATTCGGTGGTGCGCCGCCGATGACGACGCGAGCTTCTATCGCGAGCTGCCCGAAGCCGAGGTGATTTGGCATGTACTACGACCGTTGTCAGGCGCCGACCTGCAACGCGGCCAACGACTGCGGCTCGTGCACAAGCTCGGCGCCGGGGTGAACACCATCGACGTGGCGACGGCGACCGAGCGCGGCATCGCCGTCGCCAACATGCCCGGCGCCAATGCGCCGTCGGTGGCCGAGGGAACCGTGCTGTTGATGCTCGCGGCGCTGCGCCGGCTGCCGGAGCTGGACCGCGTCACCCGGCAAGGGCGGGGCTGGCCATTGGATCCCGGGCTGGGCGAGACGGTCCGCGACATCGGTGGCTGCACCGTCGGCCTGGTGGGTTACGGCAATATCGCCAAGCGCGTCGGTGAGATCGTGACCGCCATGGGCGCCACCGTCGTGCACACCAGCACGCGCGACGACGGCCGGCCCGGCTGGCGGCCGCTGCCCGAACTGCTGGCCGTCAGCGACGTCGTCTCGCTGCACCTACCTTTGACCGAACAGACGCATCGTCTGCTTAACCGGGATGCGATCGCGGTGATGAAGCCCAGCGCGGTGCTGGTCAACACGTCACGCGGGGCCATCGTCGACGAAGACGCGCTTGTCGGGGCGCTGCGCGACGGGCGGCTGGCCGCCGCGGGCCTCGACGTTTTCGAGGTCGAGCCCACGCCGTCCGACAACGCACTGTTCGGCCTGGACAACGTGGTACTGACACCACACGTCACCTGGTACACCGCCGACACGATGCGGCGCTACCTCGTCGAGGCCGTCGCCAACTGCCGCCGGCTGCGTGACGGCGAGACGCTGGCCAATGTAGTCAACCAACCCACCGGTTATTAG
- a CDS encoding ATPase, whose product MSFNPGHIRPGAGPLRGQMSAATPPGDSAPTERLTGFRQPRPQRLVSQPAEPRSRATGETPRIQRTRRTVDLPAATHRALDIWQREAADQLGVARVTGQEVLTALIDQLLADPQLAAQITRAIQDRR is encoded by the coding sequence GTGAGCTTCAACCCCGGCCACATCCGGCCCGGCGCCGGACCGCTCCGGGGGCAGATGTCCGCCGCAACACCCCCCGGAGACAGCGCACCAACCGAACGCCTTACCGGCTTCCGGCAGCCACGCCCCCAGCGGTTAGTCAGTCAGCCCGCGGAACCCAGATCACGCGCCACCGGCGAAACGCCCCGCATCCAGCGGACGCGTCGCACCGTCGACCTCCCGGCGGCCACCCACCGAGCCCTCGACATCTGGCAGCGCGAAGCCGCCGACCAACTGGGCGTCGCCCGGGTCACCGGGCAAGAGGTGCTCACCGCGCTCATCGATCAGCTGCTCGCCGATCCCCAACTCGCGGCCCAGATCACCCGGGCCATTCAGGACCGCCGCTAA
- a CDS encoding 5-oxoprolinase subunit B family protein, whose product MSVTDLPADVPTDLVGNVVLDYGDQALLVQCGSTAEVLAWADALRAAALPGVLDIVPAARTVLVKLDGPRYQGVIRQRLRKLRVSPETAAPAERIADVVIDVVYDGPDLGEVAAHTGLTIAQVIDAHTATLWRVGFSGFAPGFAYLIDGDPRLRVPRHAEPRTAVPAGSVALAGEFSAIYPRRSPGGWRLIGHTDAVLWDLARPDPALLTQGMWVQFRAV is encoded by the coding sequence ATGAGCGTGACGGATCTCCCCGCGGACGTGCCGACCGATCTGGTGGGCAACGTCGTTCTGGACTACGGCGACCAGGCGCTGTTGGTGCAATGTGGCAGCACCGCAGAGGTATTGGCATGGGCGGACGCGTTGCGCGCGGCGGCGCTGCCCGGCGTGCTCGACATCGTTCCGGCCGCCCGCACGGTGCTGGTCAAACTCGACGGCCCGCGCTATCAGGGAGTCATCCGTCAGCGATTGCGCAAACTGCGGGTCTCCCCTGAGACGGCCGCCCCGGCGGAGCGCATCGCCGACGTGGTGATCGACGTCGTCTACGACGGTCCGGATCTCGGCGAGGTCGCCGCCCACACCGGGCTGACGATCGCACAGGTCATCGACGCGCACACCGCTACGTTGTGGCGAGTCGGATTCAGTGGATTCGCACCAGGTTTCGCGTACCTGATCGACGGCGACCCGCGGCTGCGGGTGCCGCGGCACGCCGAGCCGCGCACCGCGGTACCGGCCGGCTCGGTCGCACTCGCCGGCGAGTTCAGCGCGATCTATCCACGCCGTTCCCCCGGCGGTTGGCGACTCATCGGGCACACCGACGCGGTCCTATGGGACCTGGCGCGACCCGATCCCGCGTTGCTGACGCAGGGCATGTGGGTTCAATTCCGGGCCGTGTGA
- a CDS encoding ABC transporter substrate-binding protein, producing the protein MRQGWNRRGFLQLAGAAAAAVAAGVSAGCSDPKPKTPSAPGGEGVTITHLFGQTVIKAPPKRVVSAGYTEQDDLLALGVVPVAVTNWFGDQPFAVWPWARPKLGGAQPAVLNLDNGIPVDQISSLKPDLIVAINAGLDADTYQKLSAITPTLAQSDGDAFFEPWKDQATAIGQAVFQADRMKALIDGVDKQFVAVAQNHPQWKTRRALLMQGTLFRGTVVATAAGWRTDFLNQMGLVIADSIKPFVTDHRAVIPRDQIKSVLDSADVVIWTTESPDEQKALLADPEVAGSQATAQSRHVFTTKEQAGAIAFASPLSYPMVADQLPPMIAKVLG; encoded by the coding sequence ATGCGACAGGGATGGAATCGGCGAGGGTTCTTGCAGCTCGCCGGTGCCGCCGCGGCCGCCGTGGCAGCCGGGGTCTCGGCGGGGTGCTCGGACCCCAAACCGAAGACACCGAGCGCCCCCGGTGGCGAAGGCGTGACGATCACCCATCTCTTCGGCCAGACCGTCATCAAGGCGCCACCCAAGCGCGTGGTCAGCGCCGGCTACACCGAGCAGGACGATCTCCTCGCGCTCGGCGTCGTACCCGTCGCGGTGACCAACTGGTTCGGTGATCAGCCGTTCGCGGTGTGGCCGTGGGCCCGGCCCAAGCTCGGTGGCGCCCAACCCGCGGTGTTGAACTTGGACAACGGAATTCCCGTCGACCAGATCTCGAGCCTGAAGCCCGATTTGATCGTGGCCATCAACGCCGGCTTGGACGCCGACACCTACCAGAAGCTGTCCGCGATCACCCCGACCCTCGCCCAGTCCGACGGCGACGCCTTCTTCGAGCCGTGGAAGGACCAGGCCACCGCGATCGGCCAAGCGGTGTTTCAGGCCGACCGGATGAAGGCGTTGATCGATGGCGTCGACAAGCAGTTCGTCGCCGTCGCCCAGAATCATCCGCAGTGGAAGACCAGGCGGGCATTGCTGATGCAGGGCACCCTGTTCCGGGGCACCGTGGTCGCCACCGCGGCGGGCTGGCGCACCGACTTCCTCAACCAGATGGGTCTGGTAATCGCCGACAGCATCAAGCCTTTCGTCACCGACCACCGTGCCGTCATCCCGCGCGATCAGATCAAATCGGTGCTCGATTCCGCCGACGTGGTGATCTGGACGACCGAGAGTCCCGACGAGCAGAAGGCGCTGCTGGCCGACCCCGAGGTGGCGGGATCGCAGGCGACCGCGCAGAGCCGCCACGTCTTCACCACCAAGGAGCAGGCCGGTGCGATCGCATTCGCGTCGCCACTGAGCTACCCGATGGTCGCCGACCAATTGCCCCCGATGATCGCCAAAGTCCTCGGATAG